A part of Haladaptatus caseinilyticus genomic DNA contains:
- a CDS encoding manganese catalase family protein, translating into MFYHDNELQYEVEVHDPDPRFAKMLQQAIGGAEGEMRVALQYMFQAFAVPAEKSEYRRLLMETATEELGHIEMLATAVAKNLEGASEEQREQAREDAVIAEMMDSGQPRQALSAGLHAMPVDANGVPFDGGCIVASGNLAADMYANVMAESTGRTLAARLWEFTDDPGMKDMLSYLIGRDTMHQNQWHAALETMEDHLPVPNSFPQEEENQDHNYEFMSTFKDEQPNPERRWTKGESIDGKGEFSYDRQPGGGTPDLDEVIEAMHNEVN; encoded by the coding sequence ATGTTCTACCACGATAACGAACTTCAGTACGAAGTGGAAGTCCACGATCCTGACCCGCGCTTCGCGAAAATGCTCCAGCAAGCGATCGGCGGGGCAGAGGGTGAGATGCGGGTTGCACTTCAGTACATGTTTCAGGCGTTCGCAGTGCCGGCCGAGAAAAGCGAATACCGCCGACTACTGATGGAGACGGCGACCGAAGAGCTCGGCCACATCGAAATGCTCGCCACCGCCGTCGCGAAAAATCTCGAAGGAGCTTCCGAAGAACAACGCGAACAAGCACGCGAGGACGCGGTCATCGCCGAGATGATGGACAGCGGTCAACCCCGCCAAGCACTCTCAGCGGGGCTTCACGCGATGCCCGTTGATGCCAACGGCGTACCGTTCGATGGGGGCTGTATCGTCGCCAGTGGCAACCTCGCAGCCGACATGTACGCGAACGTCATGGCGGAATCGACCGGCCGTACACTCGCCGCACGTCTCTGGGAGTTCACCGATGATCCAGGCATGAAAGACATGCTTTCGTATCTCATCGGACGGGATACGATGCATCAAAATCAGTGGCACGCCGCCCTTGAGACGATGGAAGATCACCTTCCAGTTCCGAACAGCTTCCCACAGGAGGAGGAGAATCAGGATCACAACTACGAGTTCATGTCCACGTTCAAGGACGAACAGCCGAATCCCGAACGGCGCTGGACCAAAGGTGAGTCAATCGATGGAAAGGGGGAATTTTCCTACGATCGACAGCCTGGAGGCGGTACTCCTGATCTCGACGAAGTCATTGAAGCCATGCACAACGAAGTGAACTAG
- the trpB gene encoding tryptophan synthase subunit beta, whose translation MSDEGQQHEFGSYGGRYVPDELGDVLQQLADAYDTVKDDDDFRAELERLRRDFAGRPTPLYHAERLSEAYGAKIYLKREDLLHGGAHKLNNCLGQGLMAKHAGKERLIAETGAGQHGTATSIVGALLGLETEIYQGKKDLDRQEMNAFRMELMGAKVNEVTQGGQGLADAVDAALEDLIENINDTHYLVGSVVGPDPFPRMVRDFQSVIGTEAREQIQEKEGKLPDAAVACVGGGSNAMGLFHPFRDDDVEFYGAEGGGEGEDSKRHAAPLASGKEDVIHGMRTRIIDDDVEVHSIAAGLDYPGVGPEHAMFREVGRCEYRGIVDEEALEAFQDLCRLEGIVPALESSHGVALAKKLAAGRHEDDVIIVNLSGRGDKDVDKIANEYLSKD comes from the coding sequence ATGTCTGACGAAGGGCAACAACACGAGTTCGGATCATACGGTGGACGATACGTACCCGACGAACTAGGCGACGTACTCCAGCAGTTGGCCGATGCGTACGATACGGTGAAAGACGATGACGATTTTCGAGCCGAATTAGAGCGTCTCCGTCGAGATTTCGCCGGGCGACCAACGCCGTTGTATCACGCCGAACGACTGTCGGAAGCGTACGGCGCAAAAATTTATCTCAAGCGTGAAGACCTCCTCCACGGCGGTGCTCACAAACTCAACAACTGCCTCGGACAGGGACTCATGGCCAAACACGCTGGAAAAGAACGTCTCATCGCGGAAACCGGAGCGGGTCAGCACGGAACGGCGACATCCATCGTCGGCGCGCTGCTGGGACTAGAGACGGAGATCTATCAGGGAAAAAAGGATCTCGATCGACAGGAGATGAACGCCTTCCGCATGGAGTTGATGGGCGCGAAAGTGAACGAAGTGACGCAAGGCGGGCAAGGTCTCGCGGACGCAGTTGACGCCGCACTCGAAGATCTCATCGAGAACATTAACGATACGCACTATCTGGTCGGGTCGGTCGTCGGGCCGGACCCGTTCCCACGGATGGTTCGTGACTTCCAGTCCGTCATTGGGACGGAAGCACGGGAACAGATCCAGGAAAAGGAAGGGAAATTGCCTGATGCCGCTGTCGCGTGCGTCGGCGGCGGTTCCAACGCGATGGGGCTGTTCCATCCGTTCCGTGACGACGACGTCGAGTTTTACGGTGCTGAAGGAGGTGGTGAAGGCGAGGATTCGAAACGCCACGCGGCTCCGCTCGCTTCCGGAAAGGAGGACGTCATCCACGGGATGCGCACGCGAATCATCGACGACGATGTGGAAGTTCACTCCATCGCCGCCGGTCTCGACTACCCCGGCGTTGGCCCGGAACACGCGATGTTCCGCGAAGTCGGGCGCTGTGAGTATCGAGGAATCGTGGATGAGGAGGCGCTCGAAGCGTTCCAAGACCTCTGCCGACTCGAAGGCATCGTTCCGGCACTGGAGTCGAGCCACGGTGTTGCACTCGCGAAGAAGCTCGCCGCCGGGCGACACGAGGACGACGTTATCATTGTCAATCTCAGCGGACGAGGCGACAAAGACGTGGACAAAATCGCGAACGAATACCTCAGTAAGGACTGA
- a CDS encoding enoyl-CoA hydratase/isomerase family protein, whose amino-acid sequence MTEINAAFGVEDDVARIEIRREAKLNAVDMETKRAITDRLGEYRDRDDVQVVLFESAGNDAFCAGGDLQEVKEREYALEPFTETWEDLFTEMRTMPQPTVAKIDGHTYGGGFDLLLHTDIPIAADDAQIGQPESTLGVVNHFSPPELVHRVGLPTTMDLLMTGEAISGERADEIGLVARSVPADALDATVESALDALTAKSPRVLKKLKRSVYASAEMSPTAAKSHVEAISLEAARTDPDYREGVDAQLERRDPDWS is encoded by the coding sequence ATGACCGAGATCAACGCCGCATTCGGCGTGGAAGACGATGTCGCTCGAATCGAGATACGACGGGAAGCGAAACTGAATGCGGTCGATATGGAAACAAAGCGTGCGATCACCGATCGACTCGGTGAGTACCGGGACCGAGACGATGTTCAGGTGGTACTCTTCGAGAGCGCGGGCAACGACGCCTTCTGTGCGGGTGGCGACCTGCAGGAGGTGAAAGAGCGCGAGTACGCGCTCGAGCCGTTCACGGAAACGTGGGAGGACCTGTTCACCGAAATGCGGACGATGCCCCAACCCACGGTCGCGAAAATCGATGGCCACACGTACGGCGGCGGATTCGACCTCCTCTTGCACACTGACATTCCGATCGCCGCAGATGATGCCCAGATCGGGCAGCCGGAGTCCACGCTCGGCGTCGTCAATCATTTCTCACCGCCGGAGTTGGTCCATCGAGTCGGCCTGCCGACGACGATGGACCTACTCATGACAGGGGAAGCGATCTCCGGCGAGCGCGCCGACGAAATCGGACTCGTCGCCAGAAGTGTTCCGGCGGATGCGCTGGACGCGACGGTCGAGTCGGCACTCGATGCACTCACGGCCAAAAGCCCACGCGTGCTCAAGAAATTAAAACGGAGCGTCTACGCGAGTGCGGAGATGTCTCCAACGGCCGCGAAATCACACGTAGAGGCGATTTCGCTAGAGGCAGCCCGAACCGACCCTGACTACCGGGAAGGCGTCGATGCGCAACTCGAACGGCGTGACCCGGACTGGTCATAG
- a CDS encoding SDR family NAD(P)-dependent oxidoreductase — MVDLTPAFDGNVVVVTGGSRGIGRAITEAFAKTGADVVPTSRTEADVADAVETVRKHGGESMVVPTDVGDRNAVADLFSKVEDEFGHIDVVVNNAGINPRGGLGRPETVELDEFDRTLDVNLRGAFACAKEAGELLQESDGSLVNVASVGGIAGIPRQHPYVASKHGLVGLTKSLALDWAPNVRVNAVAPGYVTTDLTEGIRENDDLYRRLLDRTPIERFADPDEVAAPVLFLASEMASYVTGECLVVDGGWTVE; from the coding sequence ATGGTCGATTTGACACCGGCGTTCGACGGAAACGTGGTCGTGGTGACCGGCGGCAGTCGCGGAATCGGGCGTGCAATAACGGAGGCGTTCGCGAAGACGGGTGCCGACGTGGTCCCGACTTCCCGAACCGAGGCAGACGTCGCCGACGCCGTGGAGACCGTCCGAAAACACGGTGGGGAATCAATGGTCGTACCGACGGACGTGGGGGACCGAAATGCGGTTGCTGACCTGTTCTCGAAGGTTGAGGACGAGTTCGGTCACATCGATGTCGTCGTCAACAACGCCGGAATCAATCCTCGCGGTGGTCTCGGTCGTCCCGAGACGGTCGAACTTGACGAGTTCGACCGCACACTCGACGTGAACCTCCGCGGCGCATTCGCCTGTGCGAAGGAAGCAGGTGAGTTACTCCAGGAGTCCGATGGGTCGCTCGTCAACGTCGCGAGCGTCGGTGGTATCGCCGGTATTCCACGACAGCATCCGTACGTCGCATCGAAACACGGTCTCGTCGGTCTGACCAAAAGTCTCGCCCTCGATTGGGCACCGAACGTTCGCGTCAACGCCGTCGCTCCCGGCTACGTGACGACCGATCTGACCGAAGGAATCCGCGAGAACGACGACCTCTATCGGCGCTTACTCGACCGAACCCCGATAGAGCGGTTCGCCGACCCCGACGAGGTAGCCGCGCCCGTATTGTTCCTCGCCAGCGAGATGGCGAGCTACGTCACCGGGGAGTGTCTGGTCGTCGATGGTGGCTGGACCGTGGAATGA
- a CDS encoding MaoC/PaaZ C-terminal domain-containing protein, with the protein MTDDSTPRYYEDLVVGETFDLGAETVTADEIASFGEQFDPQPIHTDSAAAADSMFGELVASGWHTAAISMRRFVDGIIEQAGLAVVAGVEVEMLQWRRPVRPGDVLSADAEIVGLEEWDEDHGVVVFELRMHTDEGDVVLLLTKRVLVERE; encoded by the coding sequence ATGACAGACGATTCGACGCCCCGGTATTACGAAGACCTCGTCGTCGGTGAAACGTTCGACCTCGGTGCTGAAACGGTCACGGCGGACGAGATCGCCTCGTTCGGTGAGCAATTCGACCCTCAACCGATTCATACCGATTCGGCGGCGGCCGCGGATTCGATGTTCGGTGAACTCGTAGCCAGTGGGTGGCACACGGCCGCTATCAGCATGCGACGGTTTGTGGACGGCATCATCGAACAAGCAGGGCTCGCCGTCGTCGCTGGCGTCGAAGTCGAAATGCTCCAATGGCGACGACCAGTTAGACCGGGCGATGTTCTCTCCGCCGACGCTGAAATCGTTGGCCTCGAAGAGTGGGACGAAGACCATGGCGTCGTCGTGTTCGAGCTTCGGATGCATACCGACGAAGGAGACGTCGTTTTGCTGTTGACGAAACGCGTGCTGGTCGAACGCGAATAA
- a CDS encoding acyl-CoA dehydrogenase family protein, producing MLGEFEVTEAHEKHRETVREFCEAEIVPSVDEYEARGEFPAEIVRRVGEAGLTGVPFSTEVDGAGLDYRSFVVTVEELSRAWKLVAGAVNIACGLVGYPIAEFGDDWQREEWLAPVCRGEAIPALSMTEPDAGSDAAGMETTARREGDEWILDGHKVWTTNGEAADFLLVVARTGGEGHDGVSLVGIPDPAERDGIEFVRNIPCMEGEAAIESEIRFDGVRVPAENVVGEPGRGFRYVMEGLDIGRIGTAAQGVGLAQGSLSAAKAFADEREQFGQPIREFQGIGFKLADMATRTQAARLLTMYAAARRDQGERVTQDAAMAKTFATDAAMDISTEAVQVLGSRGYSHDYPVERYMREAKGTQIYDGTNEINRLVVSKRMYD from the coding sequence ATGCTCGGTGAATTCGAGGTGACGGAAGCACACGAGAAACACCGCGAGACGGTTCGGGAATTCTGTGAGGCGGAAATCGTCCCGTCCGTGGACGAGTACGAAGCACGCGGCGAGTTCCCAGCAGAAATCGTCCGTCGTGTCGGCGAGGCCGGACTGACTGGCGTTCCGTTTTCGACCGAGGTGGACGGCGCAGGACTCGACTATCGGTCGTTCGTGGTGACGGTAGAAGAGCTTTCGCGGGCGTGGAAACTCGTCGCCGGAGCGGTTAACATCGCCTGCGGACTGGTGGGCTACCCCATCGCCGAATTCGGCGACGATTGGCAACGCGAGGAGTGGTTGGCGCCCGTCTGTCGTGGGGAAGCCATCCCCGCGCTGTCGATGACCGAACCCGACGCGGGAAGCGACGCCGCCGGGATGGAGACGACCGCACGTCGTGAGGGCGACGAATGGATACTCGACGGGCACAAGGTCTGGACGACGAACGGCGAGGCTGCCGACTTTCTGCTCGTCGTCGCACGAACCGGCGGAGAGGGCCACGACGGAGTAAGCCTCGTCGGTATTCCCGACCCCGCAGAACGGGACGGCATCGAGTTCGTCCGAAACATCCCTTGTATGGAGGGTGAAGCAGCCATCGAGAGCGAGATTCGATTCGACGGCGTCCGGGTACCTGCCGAGAACGTCGTCGGCGAACCGGGACGTGGCTTCCGATATGTAATGGAAGGGCTCGACATCGGACGAATCGGAACCGCCGCCCAGGGTGTCGGCCTCGCACAGGGGTCGCTTTCCGCGGCGAAAGCGTTCGCTGACGAACGCGAGCAGTTCGGCCAACCCATCCGCGAGTTCCAGGGAATCGGTTTCAAACTCGCGGATATGGCCACGCGAACACAGGCAGCGCGACTGCTTACGATGTATGCCGCTGCTCGTCGCGACCAAGGTGAACGCGTCACGCAGGACGCCGCAATGGCGAAAACCTTCGCCACGGATGCTGCGATGGATATTTCGACAGAGGCGGTTCAGGTACTCGGGTCACGAGGGTACTCGCACGACTATCCCGTCGAGCGATACATGCGCGAGGCAAAGGGAACACAGATCTACGACGGCACGAACGAGATCAATCGGTTGGTCGTAAGCAAACGCATGTACGACTAA
- a CDS encoding RidA family protein, whose product MEREIVAPPELAEPRGFNHGVLVDGGKTLYLAGQDATGSNGDIVAPDDLVGQFEQVLENLSTVVEEAGGVSEDIVKLNIFVADRDSYRANLEPLGEVFGRYFEAYPALALFEVSGFFKDDALVELEGFAVIDEEAADAR is encoded by the coding sequence ATGGAACGGGAAATCGTCGCGCCACCCGAGTTGGCCGAGCCGCGCGGGTTCAACCACGGTGTTCTGGTAGACGGCGGGAAAACGCTCTATCTTGCCGGGCAGGATGCGACCGGGTCGAACGGCGACATCGTCGCCCCCGATGACCTCGTCGGACAGTTTGAACAGGTGCTCGAAAACCTCTCGACGGTAGTCGAAGAGGCTGGTGGCGTGAGCGAAGATATCGTGAAGCTCAACATTTTCGTGGCCGACCGGGACTCGTATCGAGCGAACCTCGAACCGCTGGGAGAGGTGTTCGGTCGGTACTTCGAGGCGTATCCCGCGCTCGCGCTCTTCGAAGTGAGCGGGTTCTTCAAGGATGATGCGTTGGTTGAGTTGGAAGGATTCGCCGTCATCGACGAGGAGGCGGCCGATGCTCGGTGA
- a CDS encoding DoxX family protein: MTANVLSRTRRTIGASKRNGEVLGYTLWFVQGVLALLFLYTGGTKLILPLSLLTAQTPVPLPGLFIRFLGIVEVLGAIGLILPGLLHIRVGLTPLAAAGLVLIMAGATVLTLVSGGGAMALFPFVVGSLATFVAYGRWRLRPLSN, from the coding sequence ATGACGGCAAACGTTCTCTCCCGTACGCGGCGAACCATCGGTGCATCAAAGCGGAACGGGGAGGTCCTGGGCTATACACTGTGGTTTGTACAGGGAGTGCTCGCACTCCTCTTCCTGTACACCGGTGGGACAAAGCTGATACTACCGCTTTCGTTGTTAACAGCGCAGACACCCGTCCCACTTCCCGGTCTATTCATACGGTTCCTTGGGATTGTCGAAGTACTTGGGGCAATCGGATTGATTCTGCCCGGACTCCTCCATATCCGGGTAGGTTTGACACCGCTGGCAGCCGCTGGGTTGGTACTCATTATGGCCGGTGCGACGGTGCTCACCTTGGTCAGTGGAGGGGGCGCGATGGCGTTGTTTCCATTTGTGGTGGGATCACTTGCGACATTCGTCGCCTACGGCCGCTGGCGGCTTCGACCGCTGAGCAACTGA
- a CDS encoding anthrone oxygenase family protein, with protein MSQNIISEELVVFVLTASTFFVGIIAGLFFSYSVSVVLAFEYLSASEYTTAIQTINEVILNAAFGVVFAGSIVMSSVSAATILLRGEWMAQYGQLVLVGTVIYLVGTIAVTMAIHIPMNEYIETWSPSSPPDDWTAVRARWARWNHVRTMASIVAFVVYLAALVSFSV; from the coding sequence ATGTCACAAAATATCATTTCCGAGGAACTCGTCGTGTTCGTCCTTACCGCATCGACGTTCTTCGTTGGTATTATCGCCGGACTCTTCTTTTCCTACTCGGTGAGCGTTGTGTTGGCGTTTGAGTATCTCTCTGCATCGGAGTACACGACGGCGATACAAACGATCAACGAGGTCATCCTCAACGCCGCTTTTGGCGTGGTATTCGCCGGTTCCATCGTGATGTCGTCCGTCAGCGCTGCGACTATACTTTTGCGAGGGGAATGGATGGCGCAGTACGGTCAATTGGTCCTCGTCGGGACGGTCATCTACCTGGTCGGAACTATCGCGGTGACGATGGCGATTCACATTCCGATGAACGAGTATATTGAAACTTGGTCACCATCATCGCCGCCAGACGATTGGACGGCGGTTCGAGCACGCTGGGCGCGGTGGAATCACGTCCGAACGATGGCATCGATCGTCGCCTTCGTAGTATACCTCGCGGCGCTCGTGTCGTTTTCCGTCTAA
- a CDS encoding FAD-binding oxidoreductase: protein MQYDCSFLENLELDGTVSYGQSDRGNHAGDFGTRDEDKSDPDVVVFAESTADVATTVGAANDHGVPVTPYAAGTGLEGNATPVAGGISLDTTRMDAVREIRPDDLQIDVEAGIIGDEVNEALERYGLFFPPLPSSGAISTIGGMIATDASGQRTVKYGEVADWVLELEVVLPDGSVIEAGSKAAKTSSGYNLKELLIGSEGTLGIITRATLELAGRPEQVKGGRAVFPTLNNATEAISDAVTSGVDVAKIELIDDQTAMLANDYSDTDLPERPMVFVEFHANHGIEEEIDFCRSIFEAHDLERMEIASGKEMERLWQARKDITYAAEEYDPDLDIGPPGDVTVPISRYPEMIAEVVATAEAYDLFIPCFGHAGDGNLHYFALADYDDPEEVARAHEAYAKLVERAIELNGTATGEHGVGIGKRKFMELEHGTAAVNAMRAIKQALDPKGTLNPGKIVPSEHD, encoded by the coding sequence ATGCAATACGACTGTTCGTTTCTCGAAAATCTGGAGTTGGACGGGACGGTCTCGTACGGCCAATCCGACCGCGGAAACCACGCCGGTGACTTCGGAACCCGCGACGAGGACAAATCCGACCCCGATGTCGTCGTTTTCGCCGAGTCAACCGCGGATGTCGCCACGACCGTGGGTGCGGCAAACGACCACGGTGTCCCGGTTACTCCCTATGCTGCGGGGACGGGTTTGGAAGGAAATGCCACGCCGGTTGCGGGGGGTATTAGCCTCGATACGACGCGGATGGACGCCGTCCGTGAAATCCGACCCGACGACCTCCAAATCGACGTGGAGGCGGGTATCATCGGTGACGAGGTGAACGAGGCGCTTGAACGGTACGGGCTGTTTTTCCCGCCGTTGCCCTCCTCCGGAGCGATTTCCACTATCGGAGGCATGATCGCCACCGACGCGTCCGGCCAGCGTACCGTCAAGTACGGCGAGGTCGCCGATTGGGTGCTCGAACTGGAAGTGGTGTTGCCGGACGGGTCGGTCATCGAGGCCGGGAGTAAAGCGGCGAAGACGTCGAGCGGCTACAATTTGAAGGAACTCCTTATCGGTAGCGAGGGGACGCTTGGCATCATCACGCGGGCGACCCTCGAACTCGCCGGTCGTCCCGAACAAGTCAAAGGCGGCCGTGCCGTCTTCCCGACGTTGAACAACGCCACCGAGGCGATTTCTGATGCAGTCACGTCGGGGGTGGACGTGGCAAAAATCGAACTCATCGACGATCAGACCGCCATGCTGGCAAACGACTACTCCGATACCGACCTGCCGGAACGACCGATGGTGTTCGTGGAGTTCCACGCCAACCACGGTATCGAAGAGGAGATCGACTTTTGCCGAAGCATCTTCGAAGCGCACGACCTCGAACGGATGGAAATCGCGAGCGGCAAAGAGATGGAGCGACTCTGGCAGGCCCGGAAGGATATCACGTATGCCGCCGAGGAGTACGATCCGGATCTCGATATCGGGCCGCCCGGCGACGTGACCGTTCCGATCAGCCGCTACCCCGAGATGATCGCCGAGGTCGTTGCGACCGCAGAAGCGTACGATTTGTTCATTCCCTGCTTCGGGCACGCCGGGGATGGCAACCTCCATTATTTTGCGCTAGCCGACTACGATGACCCCGAGGAGGTCGCTCGCGCTCACGAGGCATACGCAAAACTCGTCGAACGTGCTATCGAACTCAACGGCACGGCAACGGGTGAACATGGGGTTGGTATTGGCAAGCGCAAGTTCATGGAGTTAGAGCACGGCACGGCCGCTGTGAATGCAATGCGGGCCATCAAGCAAGCGCTCGACCCAAAGGGGACGCTGAATCCCGGAAAAATCGTTCCGTCCGAACACGACTGA
- a CDS encoding bile acid:sodium symporter family protein, whose protein sequence is MTYLSKIERVSEFINNYFVVWVIAASVLALIQPSAFTWIGEYISPLLGVVMLGMGLTLTPVDLKRIVERPRDVVIGSLAQWTIMPVTAYLLVQVFNLPTELGIGIILLGAAPGGTSSNVMTYLGKGDVALSIAITSLTTIVAPIVMPAWVLFLAGAEVQVTFVEMFREIMFVVFIPVVAGLVIRQLMERKAPTAAETSLVVFPSISVIAIVVIVSAVVGLNAENILTVSAVAVAAMIIHNTVGFGSGYAIGHAANMPEDRIRACTFEVGLQNSGLAAALAVTFFTPLTALLPALFSVWMLIVGPTLATYFARKTDEAHEARPSSDSAAVE, encoded by the coding sequence ATGACATACTTATCGAAAATCGAACGAGTATCGGAATTCATCAATAACTACTTCGTCGTTTGGGTGATCGCTGCATCGGTATTGGCACTCATCCAACCATCCGCGTTCACGTGGATCGGCGAGTATATTTCCCCCCTGTTGGGGGTGGTCATGCTCGGAATGGGGCTGACGCTGACGCCGGTCGATCTCAAACGAATCGTCGAACGACCCAGGGACGTCGTCATCGGTTCCCTCGCACAGTGGACGATCATGCCGGTGACGGCATACCTCTTGGTGCAGGTGTTCAACCTTCCCACCGAACTCGGGATTGGTATCATCCTGCTCGGTGCCGCCCCTGGGGGAACGTCCTCGAACGTCATGACCTATCTCGGAAAAGGGGACGTCGCACTGTCGATCGCGATCACGTCGTTGACCACCATCGTCGCTCCGATCGTGATGCCAGCGTGGGTCCTCTTCCTCGCTGGTGCCGAGGTTCAGGTCACGTTCGTTGAGATGTTTCGCGAGATCATGTTCGTCGTGTTCATCCCCGTCGTCGCTGGCCTCGTCATTCGTCAGCTGATGGAACGAAAGGCACCGACCGCCGCGGAAACGAGTCTGGTCGTTTTCCCGTCGATCAGCGTGATTGCGATCGTCGTTATCGTCTCGGCCGTGGTCGGTCTCAATGCCGAGAACATCCTCACCGTGAGTGCCGTTGCAGTCGCCGCAATGATCATCCACAACACGGTTGGGTTTGGCTCTGGGTACGCGATCGGGCACGCGGCAAACATGCCGGAAGACCGTATTCGCGCCTGTACGTTCGAGGTGGGTCTGCAGAATTCCGGGCTGGCAGCCGCGCTCGCGGTCACGTTCTTTACTCCATTGACGGCACTTCTCCCCGCATTGTTTAGCGTCTGGATGCTCATCGTCGGACCCACCCTGGCGACATACTTCGCTCGAAAGACCGACGAGGCTCACGAAGCACGTCCGAGCAGCGATTCGGCAGCGGTCGAATAG